A part of Arachis hypogaea cultivar Tifrunner chromosome 12, arahy.Tifrunner.gnm2.J5K5, whole genome shotgun sequence genomic DNA contains:
- the LOC140176799 gene encoding uncharacterized protein, translating to MVRTSSAYNSNQSGSNYKERKLTKLLNPSTLTNFFFIFTNTKVTSELFHSRTPTPQSSSPPTLRHYLIKPQIRSAVAPSTREPSVSALLFHTHRSSDPVAHRSSDPVAHHQSSSRRAHIGRQLCPLIPSLTIVVEKVSTHAHFVLKFQRVRIPTLGFSIWGFGDHLRQTDDRRGPSLRAKIVGSNHKNKNKNKAKVGLAKRSNHKNNSFEKCFIHLRHPFSITSTPDHNYPSVHIKILGDWTGNLKAKFVKDNSEDVSED from the exons ACTACTAAATCCCTCAAcacttactaatttttttttcattttcaccaACACAAAAGTAACTTCAGAATTATTTCACTCGAGAACCCCAACTCCTCAGTCCTCATCACCACCAACACTTCGTCACTATCTCATCAAACCCCAAATACGTTCTGCCGTCGCACCATCCACTCGAGAACCATCGGTGTCGGCACTCCTCTTCCACACTCACCGCTCCTCTGATCCCGTCGCTCACCGCTCCTCTGATCCCGTCGCTCACCATCAGTCGTCTTCGCGGCGTGCTCACATCGGTCGTCAGCTTTGTCCTCTGATCCCGTCGCTCACCATCGTGGTGGAGAAGGTATCTACTCACGCCCATTTTGTTCTAAAATTTCAGAGGGTTAGGATTCCGACTTTAGGGTTTTCAATTTGGGGGTTTGGTGACCATTTGCGGC AAACTGATGACAGGAGAGGACCATCATTAAGAGCTAAAATTGTAGGAAGTAatcacaagaacaagaacaagaataaAGCTAAGGTGGGGTTAGCAAAACGAAGCAATCACAAGAacaattcttttgaaaaatgtttcATCCATCTCAG GCATCCATTTTCCATAACCTCCACCCCGGATCATAATTACCCAAGCGTTCATATTAAGATACTTGGTGATTGGACTGGAAATCTGAAAGCCAAATTCGTTAAG gataatTCTGAAGATGTGAGTGAAGATTGA